Proteins encoded in a region of the Chryseobacterium piperi genome:
- a CDS encoding DEAD/DEAH box helicase, which produces MEKLTFADFDLPVKILDVLADLELFEPTPIQEKSIGPILSGRDVMGIAQTGTGKTLAYLLPVLKKWKYNKTGNPTVLVLVPTRELVVQVTEIVEKLTENLTARVIGIYGGKNINTQKLLFNNGCDILVGTPGRVMDLAIDNAISLKEVQKLIIDEFDEMLNLGFRPQLTHIFEMMKEKRQNILFSATMTEAVDEMLDQYFANPIEISLAKSGTPLEKIEQTGYKVENFNTKINLLEHLLKSESDMSKVLIFTNNKKNSDVLFTKINELFPDKFDVIHSNKSQNYRLKAMKRFENEEIRGLITTDVMARGLDISDITHVINFETPEVPEQYIHRIGRTGRADKDGKAITFVTKKEERAVLDIELLMDKDLKFIDFPEGVKINPKKIASEEEQIIMKNPAQVKLYEGGGAFHEKKEKNKKENWGGPSKRKAPKKFGVNRAQQKAISKSKRKK; this is translated from the coding sequence ATGGAAAAACTCACTTTTGCAGATTTTGACCTGCCAGTCAAAATTCTTGATGTTTTAGCTGATTTAGAATTATTCGAACCGACTCCTATTCAGGAAAAGAGTATCGGGCCAATACTTTCCGGAAGAGATGTCATGGGAATTGCCCAGACCGGAACCGGGAAAACTTTAGCCTATCTATTACCTGTTCTTAAGAAATGGAAATATAATAAAACAGGAAATCCTACAGTTTTGGTATTGGTTCCTACAAGAGAATTGGTGGTTCAGGTAACGGAAATTGTTGAAAAACTGACAGAAAATCTTACTGCAAGAGTAATTGGCATCTATGGTGGAAAAAATATCAATACCCAAAAGCTTTTGTTTAATAATGGCTGCGATATTTTAGTAGGAACTCCGGGAAGGGTAATGGATCTGGCTATTGATAATGCTATTTCCCTGAAAGAAGTTCAAAAGCTGATTATTGATGAGTTTGACGAAATGCTTAATTTAGGTTTCAGACCCCAGTTAACGCATATTTTCGAAATGATGAAAGAAAAAAGGCAAAATATCCTTTTCTCTGCAACCATGACAGAGGCTGTGGATGAAATGCTGGATCAATATTTTGCCAATCCTATTGAAATCTCATTAGCCAAATCGGGTACACCACTTGAAAAAATAGAACAGACAGGATATAAAGTTGAGAATTTCAATACGAAAATTAACCTATTGGAGCACTTATTGAAAAGTGAGTCCGATATGTCTAAAGTATTGATCTTTACCAATAATAAAAAGAATTCTGATGTATTGTTTACCAAGATTAATGAGCTTTTCCCTGACAAATTTGATGTAATCCACTCTAATAAATCTCAGAATTACAGACTGAAAGCGATGAAACGCTTTGAAAATGAAGAAATCAGAGGTTTGATCACTACCGATGTAATGGCTAGAGGATTAGATATTTCTGACATTACACACGTTATCAATTTTGAAACTCCTGAAGTTCCGGAACAATATATCCACAGAATTGGTAGAACGGGTAGAGCAGATAAAGATGGTAAGGCAATTACGTTTGTAACGAAAAAAGAAGAGCGTGCAGTTCTGGATATCGAGCTTTTAATGGATAAAGACTTGAAGTTTATTGATTTCCCTGAAGGAGTTAAAATAAATCCTAAGAAAATCGCTTCCGAAGAAGAGCAGATTATTATGAAAAATCCTGCACAGGTAAAACTGTATGAAGGAGGAGGCGCTTTTCATGAGAAAAAGGAAAAGAACAAAAAAGAAAACTGGGGAGGTCCTTCTAAAAGAAAAGCACCAAAGAAGTTTGGAGTAAACAGGGCTCAGCAGAAAGCGATTTCAAAATCAAAGAGAAAGAAATAA
- a CDS encoding bifunctional GNAT family N-acetyltransferase/carbon-nitrogen hydrolase family protein has translation MQVDTRTLNAKDYDELVETMRRAYPQMSEYVWSKKSIEKLTKIFPKGQICITVDGKLAAVALSIIVNYDEFGDDHTYSDITGNYTFNTHLSTGNVLYGIEVFVDPEYRELRLGRRLYDARKELCEQLNLKSIILGGRIPNYHKYSDKLSTRDYIRMVRDKEIYDPVLSFQLSNNFLPIKVLKKYLPEDESSKENAVLLQWNNIYYSKNPNTMQDSIIRLGLVQWQMRHFKDIDAFYEQVEFFVNVMGDYKSDFVLFPELFNTPLLAPFNKLSERDSMIELAKLTDQIKVKISELAISYNVNIISGSMPVFDSDNNDLYNVSYLLHRDGRIDEYRKIHITPNERKYYGMKGGNEIRVFDTDCGKIGLVICYDVEFPELPRILADQGMKVLFVPYLTDTQNAYMRVRHCAAARAIENECYVAIAGCVGNLPGVNNMDIQFGQAAVFTPSDFAFPSNAVKGEATPNTEMTLIVDVDLNLLKDLHYNGSVQVLKDRRNDLYETYLK, from the coding sequence ATGCAAGTAGATACACGGACCTTAAATGCTAAGGATTATGATGAATTGGTGGAAACCATGCGACGGGCTTATCCTCAGATGTCAGAATATGTATGGTCCAAAAAAAGCATTGAAAAGCTTACTAAAATATTTCCTAAAGGTCAGATCTGTATTACAGTAGATGGAAAGCTGGCAGCAGTTGCCCTTTCGATTATTGTAAATTATGATGAATTCGGGGATGATCATACCTATAGTGATATTACCGGAAATTATACTTTTAATACCCATTTATCTACCGGAAACGTATTGTATGGAATAGAAGTTTTTGTAGATCCAGAATATCGTGAACTGCGATTAGGGAGGAGATTATATGATGCGAGAAAAGAATTATGTGAGCAGCTGAATCTGAAATCGATTATTCTTGGCGGAAGAATTCCTAATTACCATAAGTATAGCGATAAGCTTTCAACAAGAGATTATATTAGAATGGTGAGAGATAAAGAGATTTATGATCCTGTTTTGTCTTTCCAGCTTTCTAATAATTTCTTACCCATAAAAGTTTTAAAGAAATACCTTCCCGAAGATGAGTCTTCCAAGGAAAATGCAGTTTTGCTACAATGGAATAATATCTATTATAGTAAAAATCCAAATACCATGCAGGACAGTATTATACGACTGGGATTGGTACAGTGGCAGATGAGGCATTTTAAAGATATTGATGCTTTTTACGAACAAGTGGAGTTTTTTGTAAATGTGATGGGAGATTATAAATCTGATTTTGTACTTTTCCCGGAGCTTTTCAATACGCCTTTACTGGCACCATTTAATAAGCTTTCGGAAAGAGATAGTATGATTGAGCTCGCTAAGCTGACCGATCAGATCAAGGTAAAAATATCGGAACTGGCAATCAGCTATAATGTGAATATTATTTCCGGAAGTATGCCGGTTTTTGATTCTGATAACAATGACCTGTATAATGTAAGCTACCTGCTTCACCGTGATGGACGCATTGATGAGTATCGTAAAATCCATATTACACCTAATGAAAGGAAGTACTACGGAATGAAAGGTGGAAATGAAATCAGAGTATTTGACACCGATTGTGGAAAAATAGGATTGGTAATTTGTTATGATGTAGAATTTCCGGAACTTCCGAGGATTCTGGCCGATCAGGGGATGAAAGTTTTATTTGTACCTTATCTTACAGATACACAGAATGCCTACATGAGGGTTCGTCATTGTGCTGCAGCAAGAGCAATTGAAAATGAATGTTATGTAGCCATTGCCGGCTGTGTAGGAAATTTACCGGGAGTCAATAATATGGACATTCAGTTTGGACAGGCTGCTGTGTTTACACCTTCTGATTTTGCCTTTCCATCCAACGCCGTAAAAGGAGAAGCGACTCCGAATACGGAAATGACTTTAATTGTGGATGTTGATTTAAATCTATTAAAAGATCTTCACTATAATGGTTCCGTTCAGGTTCTGAAGGATAGACGGAATGATTTGTATGAGACTTATCTGAAATAA
- a CDS encoding ABC1 kinase family protein: MFDKQQRKLKRSARLISVLSKYGFKDMLARMNGGSKQDLDSGSADEIVSKGTVYERIRLVLEELGPTFVKLGQTFSNREDLLPPEMIQELQKLQDKVETVDMNVEDILENEFNISVKDHFQKVQHKPLATASIAQVYKATLLDGSEVILKIKKGDVQTVIEDDLLLIKDLEKIVSSYSEIGEKLNLKQAISTFEKSLLEEVSLINEKNNILQFSRNFKNNKETYVPKIYEEFSNNNVLCMEFIDGIKVTDKVELLANDIDPVKISEVGLRLFVSQILDFGFFHADPHAGNILVKRDGKVVFIDFGAVGKIQPNDKEILEDLIVSFVAKNPHKIVRYLKKMAISYEIPDERRFENDVEDILNFVHSSSLQEINVQVIINKMKDILKDNRLYMPDYFYLLFKGISLIEGVGRNINPDLDIVKSLHPYTKKIFKKKISPKNILKIGMDKMMNFTDNVDEIPKELRSVLQKLDENKFTISSEIKNIDKTNQIIKSSAVNLILAMILGANMIATAIVFVSETPPRIGEMSLIAILGFMFSVILVIILLLRVTRK; the protein is encoded by the coding sequence ATGTTTGATAAGCAACAACGAAAATTGAAAAGGTCTGCCAGGTTGATCTCTGTATTGAGTAAATATGGGTTTAAAGACATGTTGGCGAGAATGAATGGAGGAAGTAAGCAGGATCTGGATTCCGGAAGTGCTGATGAAATTGTATCCAAGGGGACCGTTTATGAAAGGATCAGGCTGGTGCTCGAAGAGCTGGGACCTACTTTTGTTAAGCTTGGTCAGACATTCAGTAATAGAGAGGACTTGCTTCCTCCGGAAATGATCCAGGAGCTGCAGAAGCTTCAGGATAAGGTGGAAACTGTAGATATGAATGTTGAGGATATCCTTGAAAATGAATTTAATATTTCCGTTAAAGATCATTTTCAGAAGGTTCAGCACAAGCCTTTGGCCACTGCTTCTATTGCGCAGGTTTACAAAGCCACTTTATTGGATGGCTCAGAAGTTATTTTGAAAATTAAAAAAGGGGATGTACAAACCGTTATTGAAGATGATCTCCTTTTAATTAAAGATTTGGAAAAGATCGTTTCCTCTTATTCTGAAATAGGGGAGAAGCTTAATCTTAAACAGGCCATCTCTACTTTTGAAAAATCCTTACTGGAAGAGGTTTCATTGATCAACGAAAAAAATAATATCCTTCAGTTTTCCCGAAATTTTAAAAATAACAAAGAAACCTACGTTCCTAAAATCTATGAAGAATTTTCCAACAATAATGTTCTTTGTATGGAATTTATTGATGGAATCAAGGTTACTGATAAAGTTGAACTTTTAGCCAATGATATTGATCCGGTTAAAATTTCAGAAGTAGGATTGAGGTTATTTGTTTCTCAGATTTTAGATTTCGGATTTTTCCATGCGGATCCGCATGCAGGAAATATTTTGGTAAAAAGAGATGGAAAGGTTGTATTTATAGACTTTGGTGCGGTAGGTAAGATTCAGCCGAATGACAAAGAAATTCTTGAAGATCTGATTGTGAGTTTTGTGGCTAAAAATCCCCATAAAATAGTGCGGTATCTTAAGAAAATGGCGATAAGCTATGAAATTCCGGATGAAAGGAGGTTCGAAAATGATGTGGAAGATATCTTGAATTTTGTCCACAGCTCTTCTCTTCAGGAAATCAATGTTCAGGTGATAATCAATAAAATGAAAGATATCCTTAAAGATAACCGTCTGTATATGCCGGATTATTTTTATCTTTTATTTAAAGGAATCAGTTTGATAGAAGGGGTGGGTAGAAATATCAACCCTGATCTGGATATTGTTAAAAGTCTTCATCCTTACACAAAAAAAATATTCAAAAAGAAAATCAGTCCAAAGAATATTTTAAAAATAGGGATGGATAAGATGATGAATTTTACGGATAATGTAGATGAAATCCCTAAAGAACTACGCTCGGTCTTACAAAAACTGGACGAAAATAAATTTACCATTTCCAGCGAGATTAAAAACATAGATAAGACCAATCAGATTATTAAATCGAGTGCGGTTAATCTGATTCTCGCAATGATTTTAGGAGCTAATATGATTGCTACGGCTATTGTTTTTGTTTCGGAAACACCACCGAGAATTGGGGAGATGTCCTTGATCGCTATTTTAGGGTTTATGTTTTCAGTAATATTGGTTATAATACTTTTATTGAGAGTAACCAGAAAATAA
- a CDS encoding GDSL-type esterase/lipase family protein has protein sequence MKKILSAFLLLTIALFFSQEKKPMFWQDIQNFKKIDKETPPPKDAILLIGSSSFTKWTDVASYFPGKTIINRGFGGSRLTDLNDYAGDLLDPYQPKQIIIYCGDNDFADNHELKADVVVDRYKTFYQKIRKRFPDIEVDFISIKYSPSREMLWPQMKETNKKIKAFMKKQKHAKYIDITKAMEDSNGHVRKDIFVQDMLHLTPEGYQIWAKVMAPYMK, from the coding sequence AGGAAAAAAAGCCCATGTTCTGGCAAGACATTCAAAATTTCAAAAAGATAGATAAGGAAACTCCACCTCCAAAAGATGCTATTCTTCTAATCGGAAGTTCATCCTTTACCAAATGGACCGATGTTGCCAGTTATTTTCCTGGCAAAACAATCATCAATAGAGGGTTTGGAGGCTCAAGATTAACTGACCTTAATGATTATGCCGGTGATTTATTGGATCCTTATCAGCCCAAACAGATTATCATCTATTGCGGGGATAATGATTTTGCCGACAACCATGAACTAAAAGCTGACGTAGTAGTAGACCGTTATAAAACTTTTTATCAAAAAATACGTAAAAGATTTCCGGATATTGAAGTTGATTTTATCTCTATAAAATATTCGCCCAGCAGGGAAATGCTTTGGCCGCAAATGAAAGAAACGAACAAAAAAATTAAAGCTTTCATGAAAAAACAAAAACATGCTAAGTATATCGATATTACAAAAGCCATGGAGGATTCCAATGGACATGTTCGTAAAGATATTTTTGTTCAGGACATGCTTCATCTGACTCCGGAAGGATATCAAATTTGGGCTAAGGTAATGGCTCCTTATATGAAATAA